In one Drosophila pseudoobscura strain MV-25-SWS-2005 chromosome X, UCI_Dpse_MV25, whole genome shotgun sequence genomic region, the following are encoded:
- the LOC4814453 gene encoding ubiquitin carboxyl-terminal hydrolase MINDY-3 homolog, with protein sequence MNEETVGEPSEKSASQKSASESTSMTLASAILEQNDTATAAGQQRQEQRPTISPGPPTISAAQRQQQQQASSSPGGGPQTPKQKPQQQQQQQQQLPPMPQLNANDMRELREIKQLLWGDNVREDVFKRWSQGFEFSDYEPSALVQKQGGPCAVIAPVQAYLLKIITMDTHEFRLSEITPAECKRLLIQALCNILRNCRAPRYRLVQLHRHRTNSDNQTTKERAATSGASAAAGGEGAEGGAGPNANEVNEEAEEATPETVEHLTGKDNKAGQASSSHHHPDRDLTPDEFHSRLYTLHFLDGPTVSRYFGDHYNQLTDTYGVMLFMYSVFLTKGIELVAADISDTSEPIIHRTFGYGGQSMINLMLTGRAVGYVWDHEQDVGGLKLRGICEQSDIGYITTMEQMRYCTVGSFYKNPRYPVWVMGSDTHLTVLFSHEKKLVSPETPSEHGRRIFKSFDPEGNNFIASSLLREVLAQLNLVSEQGYVNLMMKRLDPENLGIILLNAFMEEFFPCERHSAPDTFELMHYNGIPGSNENNKVRYYCGSAILLEGDLKSMCASNPMVTCLQTKWPNIEINWHDPCHTPSLN encoded by the exons ATGAACGAGGAAACCGTAGGGGAGCCCAGCGAGAAATCTGCCTCGCAAAAAAGTGCATCGGAGTCAACATCGATGACGTTGGCCTCGGCAATCTTGGAGCAGAACGAcactgcaactgctgctggacagcagcggcaggagcaaCGTCCCACTATAAGTCCTGGGCCGCCCACAATATCGGCCGCCcaacgtcagcagcagcagcaggcgtcGTCCTCTCCTGGCGGCGGGCCGCAgaccccaaaacaaaaaccacagcaacagcagcagcagcagcagcagttgccgCCGATGCCGCAGTTGAATGCAAATGATATGCGCGAACTGCGCGAGATAAAGCAGTTGTTGTGGGGCGATAATGTGCGCGAAGATGTATTCAAGCGTTGGTCTCAAG GATTTGAGTTTAGTGATTATGAGCCGTCGGCATTGGTGCAAAAACAGGGCGGCCCTTGTGCTGTGATAGCGCCCGTTCAGGCGTATTTGCTTAAGATAATTACCATGGACACTCACGAGTTTCGATTGTCGGAG ATAACTCCAGCGGAGTGCAAGCGTCTACTCATACAGGCCCTGTGCAATATTTTACGGAATTGCCGTGCCCCACGCTATCGTCTTGTCCAGCTGCATCGGCATCGCACCAACAGTGACAACCAGACAACCAAAGAGAGAGCCGCCACATCgggagcatcagcagcagccggtgGAGAGGGAGCAGAAGGTGGCGCAGGACCTAATGCGAATGAAGTGAATGAGGAGGCCGAAGAGGCAACACCTGAAACGGTGGAGCATCTAACAGGGAAAGACAATAAAGCTGGACAGGCCTCGTCGTCCCACCATCATCCGGACCGTGACCTCACCCCCGACGAGTTCCATTCACGTCTCTATACGCTACACTTTCTCGATGGCCCGACAGTGTCGCGATACTTCGGTGATCATTACAACCAACTGACGGACACCTATGGCGTGATGCTCTTCATGTATTCGGTGTTCCTTACCAAGGGCATTGAGCTGGTCGCCGCCGACATATCCGACACCTCGGAGCCGATCATACACAGAACCTTTGGCTATGGCGGCCAGTCCATGATTAATCTAATGCTCACGGGTCGTGCCGTGGGCTATGTGTGGGACCATGAACAGGATGTTGGCGGCTTAAAGTTGAGGGGAATCTGCGAACAGAGCGATATTGGATACATAACGACAATGGAGCAGATGCGCTACTGCACAGTGGGTTCGTTCTACAAGAATCCCAGATATCCCGTCTGGGTGATGGGTTCAGACACGCATTTAACTG TGCTTTTCAGCCACGAGAAGAAGCTCGTCTCCCCGGAGACGCCCTCAGAGCACGGTCGTCGCATATTCAAGTCGTTCGATCCGGAGGGTAACAATTTCATAGCCTCGTCCCTTCTACGTGAAGTATTGGCCCAATTGAATCTTGTCAGTGAACAGGGATA TGTTAATCTCATGATGAAACGTTTGGATCCAGAGAATTTGGGCATCATACTGCTGAATGCTTTCATGGAGGAATTCTTTCCATGCGAGCGACATTCCGCACCCGATACGTTTGAGCTAATGCACTACAACGGCATACCAGGCTCCAATGAAAACAACAAG GTGCGGTACTATTGCGGTTCGGCCATTCTACTAGAGGGGGATCTGAAGTCGATGTGTGCCTCGAATCCGATGGTGACTTGCCTCCAGACCAAGTGGCCGAATATCGAGATCAATTGGCATGATCCCTGCCATACACCATCATTGAATTGA
- the LOC4815321 gene encoding zinc finger protein 596, translated as MSGKPLKPKPPGGEPGGAQGVPPQKQTKDRLYHCGSCLASFRWYPKTKQHEQHCAGRLWRLHICKHCLTLFGDEKVLERHLARKHADGRFLCLQCGKRYSSTTFLYRHVVSWHGLHSLFYCAMCANSRNDVKTFSSMDALQAHAELAHDLAPRETHSEVGDTEELEMLEENIDDILPGVDWDDDVTFGWPMDLDKEACIADHKPSSYVCPICGNGFPGSMSLIRHLADTHQKSSLECCFCGKLHTTRGALRGHLERMHVLIRRHVCHICQADFTTVDHLKKHVQSSHIKDRPHLCPACGKGYNRLCDLNKHVCSTQEHGREPHICQLCNYAFRRIVDLKQHVIKKHA; from the coding sequence ATGAGTGGCAAGCCGCTTAAGCCCAAGCCACCGGGTGGAGAGCCCGGGGGTGCCCAGGGAGTGCCGCCGCAGAAGCAGACCAAAGACCGGCTGTACCACTGCGGCTCCTGTTTGGCCAGCTTTCGCTGGTACCCAAAGACCAAGCAACACGAGCAGCATTGTGCGGGTCGCTTGTGGCGCCTCCACATCTGTAAGCACTGCCTGACCCTCTTCGGGGACGAGAAGGTGCTGGAGCGGCACCTGGCGCGAAAGCATGCCGACGGGCGATTTCTGTGCCTGCAGTGCGGCAAGCGCTACTCCTCGACGACGTTCCTCTACCGGCACGTAGTGTCCTGGCACGGCCTGCATTCGCTCTTCTACTGCGCTATGTGCGCGAATAGCCGCAACGACGTGAAGACTTTTAGCAGCATGGATGCGCTGCAGGCACATGCCGAGCTGGCGCACGATCTGGCGCCAAGGGAAACCCACAGCGAGGTGGGCGATACCGAGGAGCTGGAAATGCTGGAGGAGAACATCGACGATATACTGCCGGGCGTGGACTGGGATGACGATGTCACCTTTGGCTGGCCCATGGACCTCGACAAGGAGGCCTGCATAGCCGATCACAAGCCCAGCAGCTATGTGTGTCCCATCTGTGGAAACGGCTTCCCCGGCAGCATGAGCCTGATCCGCCACCTCGCGGACACACACCAGAAGAGCTCACTCGAGTGCTGCTTCTGTGGCAAGTTGCACACGACCCGAGGGGCATTGCGAGGACATCTCGAACGCATGCATGTCCTGATCCGCCGCCATGTGTGCCATATCTGCCAGGCGGACTTCACCACAGTCGATCACCTCAAAAAGCATGTGCAGAGCAGTCACATCAAAGATCGTCCCCATCTATGTCCCGCCTGCGGTAAGGGCTACAATCGGCTCTGTGATCTCAACAAACATGTGTGCTCCACCCAGGAGCACGGACGGGAGCCACACATTTGCCAGTTGTGCAATTATGCCTTCCGTCGGATCGTCGATCTAAAGCAGCATGTCATCAAGAAGCATGCATAA
- the Pvf1 gene encoding vascular endothelial growth factor C, protein MPQTKSPTAHRLPLQLSLLLLIVSGAAGVSVASSANLQPSPRFFYAATAAATPPSDAASQTKVRLLRQTNGAAVPDDEGSCCQGAAADAGTPVTLPLELATDLSNITADYDVSGEMSSKENFKRSVTRSAIRNAQPAICSPQPTIVELKPPSDEAGNFNVYYTPACTRINRCNGCCGSTLISCQPTQTEKVQMRVRKFERGGTSKRSSEIIVVEQHLACRCDCRIKAEDCNAYQLYRRELCRCECQNTDARDKCLEQADSKYWDDANCTCACRYNQSCTTGTVFDETQCKCTDPSAPIDVVDRKRFIVQAVEVEPDNTTLYHV, encoded by the exons ATGCCACAAACCAAATCTCCAACAGCGCATCGCCTACCTCTAcagctgtcgctgctgctgttaatCGTCAGCGGTGCTGCTGGCGTCTCCGTTGCGTCCTCGGCCAATCTGCAGCCCTCGCCACGCTTTTTCTATGCTgcgacggcggcggccacCCCACCATCAGATGCCGCCTCACAGACAAAGGTGCGTCTGCTGCGGCAGACAAACGGCGCAGCAGTACCCGACGATGAGGGAAGCTGTTGCCAGGGGGCAGCCGCCGATGCTGGAACACCTGTAACG TTGCCATTGGAACTTGCAACGGACTTGAGCAATATCACCGCCGACTACGATGTCTCTGGCGAAATGTCCTCCAAGG AAAACTTCAAACGCAGCGTCACCAGAT CTGCCATACGGAATGCCCAGCCTGCGATCTGCTCGCCTCAGCCGACCATTGTGGAGCTGAAACCGCCCAGCGATGAGGCGGGGAACTTCAATGTCTACTATACGCCTGCATGCACGCGCATTAATCGCTGCAATGGCTGCTGCGGCTCCACATTGATCTCCTGCCAGCCCACGCAGACGGAGAAGGTGCAGATGCGTGTGCGGAAATTCGAACGTGGCGGCACATCCAAGCGCAGCTCGGAAATCATTGTGGTCGAACAGCATTTGGCGTGCCGCTGCGACTGCCGCATCAAGGCCGAGGACTGCAATGCGTATCAGCTGTACAGGAGAGAATTGTGCCGCTGCGAGTGCCAGAATACGGACGCCAGGGACAAGTGCTTGGAGCAGGCCGACAGCAAGTATTGGGACGATGCAAATTGCACCTGTGCCTGCCGCTACAATCAGAGCTGCACCACCGGCACCGTTTTCGATGAGACGCAATGCAAATGCACCGAT CCATCGGCCCCCATTGATGTGGTGGATCGCAAGCGTTTCATTGTCCAGGCAGTGGAGGTAGAGCCCGACAACACCACTCTCTATCATGTGTAA
- the LOC6901732 gene encoding uncharacterized protein — protein sequence MFQQNQVKEWQVTRRRITAVNLGNTGIAEQLEAFKKHTAEVEKANGQCSKKFIRLKNKDRLEDVVMIHIESSRSTIVNVDGVRFLCHDAVLSFFSKRLTEQMRKGCLYFETPELASRAFDKIYRWMHGECSVVQSFDLAVLRGARFLAIPELLEQMWKLLEKKNPTEYDAFEMLCKSRKVHEIEELHGMMVDRITKSTLVIFSSKQFLRLTETQVSLLLKSDRLAVNSEIEVLYSGLCWLRYKWPMRRGSVGKVLNSVRYGFLSVLMLQKVSLADRPQTGPFADILDVFLKLPESKKILDDALIYSSLLATTVMEPHCLKDRLATTGIQLLPSRRWMIDTRCEYHRPVSATIPNMSFVSWKEFKNYMFMLQTEKTNIEDFRCVDELERHICPGSESDLSVAELEPYGSTSSLLSEDTDSGSTTLVASSFNDSSSASESVLTSTEDTEGSFSDE from the exons ATGTTTCAGCAAAATCAAGTAAAGGAATGGCAAGTAACACGACGCAGAATTACCGC TGTTAACCTTGGCAATACCGGAATCGCAGAGCAATTGGAGGCTTTCAAGAAACACACCGCCGAGGTAGAAAAGGCGAATGGCCAATGTAGTAAGAAATTTATCCGACTAAAGAACAAGGATCGCTTGGAGGACGTGGTTATGATCCACATCGAGAGTAGTCGTTCCACCATTGTGAACGTGGATGGGGTGCGCTTCCTGTGCCACGACGCggttctttcgtttttttcgaAACGCTTGACGGAGCAAATGCGGAAGGGATGCCTGTACTTCGAGACCCCAGAGCTGGCATCTCGTGCattcgataaaatataccgctGGATGCACGGGGAGTGCAGCGTTGTGCAGAGCTTCGATCTTGCAGTACTCAGAGGGGCTCGATTCCTGGCCATTCCCGAATTGCTCGAGCAGATGTGGAAGCTGCTGGAGAAAAAGAACCCGACCGAGTACGATGCATTCGAGATGCTCTGCAAGTCGCGCAAAGTGCACGAGATCGAGGAGCTGCATGGAATGATGGTGGATCGCATTACCAAGTCCACGCTGGTCATCTTCTCCTCCAAGCAGTTCCTGCGCCTGACTGAGACTCAAGTGTCGCTCCTGCTGAAGTCGGATCGTTTGGCAGTCAACTCCGAAATTGAA GTTTTGTACAGTGGCTTGTGCTGGCTGCGATACAAGTGGCCCATGCGTCGTGGCAGCGTTGGCAAGGTCCTCAATAGCGTCCGCTATGGGTTTCTCTCCGTACTCATGCTGCAGAAGGTTTCGCTGGCGGATCGCCCGCAGACCGGTCCGTTCGCAGATATCCTGGATGTGTTCCTAAAGCTACCCGAGTCCAAGAAGATCCTAGATGATGCCCTGATCTACAGCAGCCTTCTAGCAACCACTGTAATGGAGCCGCACTGTCTGAAGGATAGGCTTGCCACCACCGGGATACAGCTTCTTCCCTCTCGCCGCTGGATGATCGACACGCGCTGCGAATACCATCGCCCTGTCTCCGCGACCATACCGAACATGTCCTTTGTGTCGTGGAAGGAGTTTAAAAACTACATGTTTATGCTGCAGACTGAGAAGACCAATATCGAAGACTTTCGTTGCGTGGATGAGCTGGAGCGCCATATCTGTCCGGGTTCGGAAAGCGATCTGTCGGTTGCAGAGCTGGAGCCCTATGGCTCCACATCTTCGCTGCTGTCGGAGGACACGGACAGTGGATCAACCACCCTTGTGGCAAGCAGCTTCAATGACtcatcatcagcatcggaGAGCGTCCTGACCTCCACCGAGGATACTGAAGGGTCCTTCTCGGATGAGTAG
- the eas gene encoding ethanolamine kinase: MGTETKSNSYTGQISTSGGNPKVMKDSLSLVRQTVNQQSQSNQNQYQNDNDNDNHLNSNSNSYSNATKNQPETNNSNSEKNSTSLTKESKKIIVPFVPIFVEEADVIQGAKELLKVIRPNWDLAHVEFKSFTDGITNKLVGCFHKPATKLKKDDENDVDTDDKQQEPYVPPIKGEEPPVQEDEDEEEEEFTANGETDGLPLQYSDNVVLVRVYGNKTDLLIDRKAETQNFLLLHTYGLAPSLYATFKNGLVYEYVPGTTLNTESVLCPEIWPLVARRMAEMHRKVRKNVGDIIGGGATAAVATSADTNVDAVKPLPMIWTKTQSFLDLVPERFSDAEKHKRVKGTFLPIGRLREEFNSLYKYLVALDSPIVFSHNDLLLGNVVYTKSMKTVNFIDYEYADYNFQAFDIGNHFAEMCGVDEVDYTRYPKREFQLQWLRVYLEEYLQRTNIQSAEVDWLYVQVNQFALASHIFWTVWSLLQAEHSTIDFDYVGYAFLRYNEYLARKEEFLSLTAAASQKNNK, encoded by the exons ATGGGCACAGAAACCAAGAGCAACAGTTACACAGGACAGATTTCAACAAGTGGCGGCAATCCAAAAGTGATGAAAGATTCTTTATCCTTAGTTCGTCAAACGGTCAATCAGCAATCGCAATCgaatcaaaatcaatatcaaaacgataacgataacgataaccatttgaattcaaattcaaattcgtaTTCAAACGCAACCAAAAACCAGCCAGAGACAAACAACTCGAACTCGGAGAAGAACAGCACGTCGTTGACCAAAGAATCAAAGAAGATTATCGTACCCTTTGTGCCCATATTTGTCGAGGAGGCCGATGTAATTCAAGGTGCCAAGGAGCTATTGAAGGTTATACGACCGAACTGGGATCTCGCCCACGTTGAATTTAAG AGTTTTACCGATGGCATCACAAACAAACTGGTTGGATGTTTCCACAAACCAGCAACCAAACTGAAGAAGGACGATGAGAACGATGTGGACACCGACGACAAACAGCAAGAACCATATGTGCCCCCCATCAAAGGTGAGGAGCCACCAGTGcaggaggacgaggatgaggaggaggaggagtttaCGGCAAATGGGGAAACAGATGGCCTACCTCTACAGTACTCCGATAACGTAGTCCTGGTCAGGGTTTATGGAAACAAAACAGACCTACTGATCGATCGGAAAGCTGAAACGCAAAATTTTCTACTATTGCATACATATGGACTAGCGCCATCGCTATATGCAACGTTCAAGAATGGCCTCGTCTACGAATACGTACCTGGTACCACCTTAAATACTGAAAGTGTTCTTTGTCCAGAGATTTGGCCATTGGTTGCTCGTCGTATGGCTGAAATGCATCGTAAGGTTAGAAAGAATGTGGGAGATATTATTGGAGGAGGTGCTACAGCGGCGGTTGCTACGAGTGCGGATACGAATGTGGATGCAGTAAAGCCATTGCCAATGATATGGACGAAAACGCAAAGCTTTCTTGATTTAGTACCTGAACGTTTTAGTGATGCTGAGAAACACAAAAG AGTGAAAGGAACATTTCTACCAATTGGTCGACTGCGTGAGGAATTCAACAGCTTGTACAAATATCTGGTGGCATTAGACAGTCCAATTGTTTTCTCACACAACGACCTACTGCTGGGCAATGTCGTCTACACGAAAAGCATGAAGACGGTTAACTTTATTGACTACGAGTACGCCGATTACAATTTTCAGGCATTCGATATTGGCAATCATTTTGCGGAAATGTGCGGTGTCGACGAGGTGGACTATACGCGCTATCCCAAGCGCGAGTTTCAATTGCAATGGCTGCGCGTCTACCTCGAGGAATATCTGCAGCGTACGAATATACAGAGCGCCGAGGTTGATTGGCTCTACGTGCAGGTCAATCAGTTTGCTTTAGCATCGCATATCTTCTGGACAGTGTGGTCCCTATTACAAGCCGAGCATTCCACTATCGATTTCGATTATGTAGG CTATGCGTTTCTTCGTTACAATGAATACTTGGCCAGGAAGGAGGAGTTTTTATCAttgactgctgctgcatcaCAGAAGAACAATAAAtga
- the LOC26533264 gene encoding vesicle transport protein GOT1B — protein sequence MIEVTDLQKIGIGLAGFGISFLFLGMLLLFDKGLLAIGNILFISGLGCVIGVERTLRFFFQRHKVKGTTAFFGGIFIVLLGFPIIGMIVESYGFFALFSGFFPVAINFLGRVPVLGSIFNLPFMQKIVQKLGGDGNRTTV from the exons ATGATTGAAGTAACAGATCTGCAAA AAATTGGCATCGGCTTGGCTGGCTTCGGCATatcgtttttgtttcttggCATGCTGCTTCTGTTCGACAAAGGTTTACTCGCAATTGGAAAT ATTCTGTTCATTTCGGGACTGGGATGTGTAATCGGCGTGGAGCGAACTTTGCGCTTTTTCTTTCAACGGCATAAAGTTAAAGGCACAACCGCCTTCTTTGGTGGAATCTTCATCGTTCTGCTGGGCTTCCCCATCATTGGAATGATTGTTGAATCCTATGGATTCTTTGCACTATTCAG CGGCTTCTTCCCCGTGGCCATCAATTTCCTTGGACGTGTGCCCGTCTTGGGATCTATATTCAATTTACCCTTTATGCAAAAG ATTGTTCAAAAACTGGGCGGCGATGGAAACCGGACAACAGTATAA
- the UQCR-14 gene encoding cytochrome b-c1 complex subunit 7: protein MASYIARKGPSVFSKLGKWAYNMSRFNQYGLHRDDCLYENEDVKEAIRRLPRKIYDERNYRIMRALHLSMTKTILPKEQWTKYEEDVKYLEPYLNEVVKEREEREDWNKNH, encoded by the exons ATGGCGAGCTACATTGCTAGGAAAGGTCCATCGGTTTTCT CTAAACTGGGCAAATGGGCCTACAACATGTCTAGATTCAATCAGTACG GTCTGCACCGTGACGATTGTCTCTATGAGAACGAGGATGTGAAGGAAGCAATCCGCCGTCTGCCCCGCAAGATTTACGACGAGCGCAACTACCGTATTATGCGTGCTCTGCATTTGTCCATGACCAAAACAATTTTGCCAAAAGAGCAGTGGACTAAGTACGAGGAGGATGTCAAATACTTGGAGCCCTATTTGAACGAGGTGGTTAAGGAGCGCGAGGAGCGTGAGGACTGGAACAAGAACCACTAA
- the caz gene encoding RNA-binding protein cabeza isoform X1 — protein sequence MDRGGYGGGGQGFNNFNVPPPNMQSSYNQPPPTQRGGGDYDSGIRGSGSDGGGPGSWSDKRGGSSYGNGGANKDSYSKGPMGGGGGSGGSGGSGDLITQDDTIFVSGMDTNTTEQDIETHFGAIGIIKKDKRTMKPKIWLYKNKDTGLSKGEATVTYDDTNAAQSAIEWFDGRVFKGANIKVSLAQRQSTWNKGGGGRGGFGGRPRGGGGGGGGGGRFDRGGGGGGGGGGGRFDRGGGGGGGGGGGAGGNVQPRDGDWKCNNCNNTNFAWRNECNRCKTPKGGEDGGGSGGSSGGYGGGGGGYGGMNDRNDRGMNDRGGDRSGGGGGGYNNRDRGGNSGGGGRYSNENGRDGGGRGGGGRGGGGGANRRDGGGAMRNDGGMRSRPY from the exons ATGGATC GTGGAGGTTATGGTGGCGGCGGCCAGggctttaataattttaatgtCCCTCCACCAAATATGCAGTCCAGCTACAATCAACCACCTCCAACCCAACGCGGCGGCGGAG ATTACGATTCCGGTATTCGTGGTTCCGGCAGCGATGGCGGCGGCCCCGGCTCATGGTCCGACAAACGAGGCGGCAGCTCATATGG AAATGGAGGCGCCAACAAGGACAGCTACAGCAAAG GACCcatgggcggcggcggtgggagcggcggcagcggtggtAGTGGCGATCTGATAACCCAGGACGATACCATATTTGTCTCTGGCATGGACACAAATACCACAGAGCAAGACATTGAGACGCATTTCGGTGCCATTGGCATCATCAAG AAGGATAAGCGTACAATGAAGCCAAAGATTTGGCTATACAAGAACAAGGACACCGGTCTGTCGAAGGGTGAGGCCACGGTCACATACGACGATACCAATGCTGCTCAGTCCGCCATTGAATGGTTTGACGGACGCGTCTTCAAGGGAGCCAATATAAAAGTATCGCTCGCTCAGCGCCAGAGCACCTGGAACAAGGGCGGCGGTGGGCGCGGCGGTTTCGGTGGTCGTCCACGTgggggtggcggcggcggcggtggtgggggaCGCTTTGACcgcggtggcggaggcggcggcgggggtGGAGGCGGTCGCTTTGAtcgcggcggtggtggcggcggcggtggcggaggcggcgcCGGTGGCAATGTTCAGCCCCGTGATGGCGATTGGAAGTGCAACAATTGCAACAACACCAACTTCGCCTGGCGCAACGAATGCAACCG CTGCAAGACACCCAAGGGCGGCGAAGATGGCGGCGGCTCCGGGGGCAGCAGCGGGGGATATGGCGGCGGTGGGGGCGGCTACGGTGGAATGAATGACCGTAACGATCGTGGCATGAACGACCGTGGAGGCGATCgctctggcggcggcggtggcggatACAACAACAGAGACCGCGGCGGCAACTCGGGCGGTGGCGGCCGCTATTCAAACGAGAATGGCCGCGATGGCGGTGGACGTGGAGGCGGAGggcgtggtggtggtggcggcgccAATCGCCGAGATGGCGGCGGTGCTATGCGAAACGACGGCGGCATGCGTTCCAGGCCATACTAA
- the caz gene encoding RNA-binding protein cabeza isoform X2, protein MVAAARALIILMSLHQICSPATINHLQPNAAAEITIPVFVVPAAMAAAPAHGPTNEAAAHMGPMGGGGGSGGSGGSGDLITQDDTIFVSGMDTNTTEQDIETHFGAIGIIKKDKRTMKPKIWLYKNKDTGLSKGEATVTYDDTNAAQSAIEWFDGRVFKGANIKVSLAQRQSTWNKGGGGRGGFGGRPRGGGGGGGGGGRFDRGGGGGGGGGGGRFDRGGGGGGGGGGGAGGNVQPRDGDWKCNNCNNTNFAWRNECNRCKTPKGGEDGGGSGGSSGGYGGGGGGYGGMNDRNDRGMNDRGGDRSGGGGGGYNNRDRGGNSGGGGRYSNENGRDGGGRGGGGRGGGGGANRRDGGGAMRNDGGMRSRPY, encoded by the exons ATGGTGGCGGCGGCCAGggctttaataattttaatgtCCCTCCACCAAATATGCAGTCCAGCTACAATCAACCACCTCCAACCCAACGCGGCGGCGGAG ATTACGATTCCGGTATTCGTGGTTCCGGCAGCGATGGCGGCGGCCCCGGCTCATGGTCCGACAAACGAGGCGGCAGCTCATATGG GACCcatgggcggcggcggtgggagcggcggcagcggtggtAGTGGCGATCTGATAACCCAGGACGATACCATATTTGTCTCTGGCATGGACACAAATACCACAGAGCAAGACATTGAGACGCATTTCGGTGCCATTGGCATCATCAAG AAGGATAAGCGTACAATGAAGCCAAAGATTTGGCTATACAAGAACAAGGACACCGGTCTGTCGAAGGGTGAGGCCACGGTCACATACGACGATACCAATGCTGCTCAGTCCGCCATTGAATGGTTTGACGGACGCGTCTTCAAGGGAGCCAATATAAAAGTATCGCTCGCTCAGCGCCAGAGCACCTGGAACAAGGGCGGCGGTGGGCGCGGCGGTTTCGGTGGTCGTCCACGTgggggtggcggcggcggcggtggtgggggaCGCTTTGACcgcggtggcggaggcggcggcgggggtGGAGGCGGTCGCTTTGAtcgcggcggtggtggcggcggcggtggcggaggcggcgcCGGTGGCAATGTTCAGCCCCGTGATGGCGATTGGAAGTGCAACAATTGCAACAACACCAACTTCGCCTGGCGCAACGAATGCAACCG CTGCAAGACACCCAAGGGCGGCGAAGATGGCGGCGGCTCCGGGGGCAGCAGCGGGGGATATGGCGGCGGTGGGGGCGGCTACGGTGGAATGAATGACCGTAACGATCGTGGCATGAACGACCGTGGAGGCGATCgctctggcggcggcggtggcggatACAACAACAGAGACCGCGGCGGCAACTCGGGCGGTGGCGGCCGCTATTCAAACGAGAATGGCCGCGATGGCGGTGGACGTGGAGGCGGAGggcgtggtggtggtggcggcgccAATCGCCGAGATGGCGGCGGTGCTATGCGAAACGACGGCGGCATGCGTTCCAGGCCATACTAA